A segment of the Nilaparvata lugens isolate BPH chromosome X, ASM1435652v1, whole genome shotgun sequence genome:
actagtccccaaacaattcagcatcagtgtatttcaccagaggaactgaattccgggcgaaatctttcagcctgtatagctcgctaatgaagcgtttatggatatatgtttataggaactttttttctcatttttacctctactatcacgtatcaaattattttaccataattatgaatcaccctgtatattctaaatttttaaaaaactttcaTCTGTCcttaatgttttatttttttctacctGCCTTGTCATCCTCCTATTATAACTAACACCTTCCTGTATACATTTTTCACATGCATAAGAGGAACAATGTGACACAATACACTTCAAGAACTGTCGTGCAGGTGCATCGGCTACTATGCAACTAATCCTAAATGCATATTTTACCCCCTCAACAATGATACCATTCACTTCCAACTCAAGACATTCATCAACAAAAGGTCTCAGGAATTCGTTGATGCTTGCGGGCTTTTTCTCACCACAGTACAGACCAATAACAAAAGGTTGTTTGTCAATTACTTTGTCAACAATTCCCAAAATGGGCCAAAATGCTTTAGTTGAGCTTGAAGTAATGGGAAGCCCATCAACATTGATAGACAATGTGACTAGAGTTAACCCTTGAGTGGAAAAGTTATGAGCAATCTGCTTCATGATTGGATGATAATTAGGGGTGAAGTCTGTGCCAAGTTTTGATATGAGAACATTTTTTACTCCAAAATACTTGAACTGACCGTTACAACAACTTTGAATTTCACAGGTTCGTGGAGTGTTGAATAACGTTCTACTATCTAAAGGAAGAGCTGGAAAGTGAGGATTCAAAATGTGGAGCAAATCTGTTGTGGCATTatttggaatattatattttagatCCCATGCAATTAATTGTTCTTTCATTACTGAGGTGGACAGATCATTTTTACTGCCTTCATGCAAACCCTTTTCACTACTGCAAGGAATATTATATTCACAACTAAAACTAGAAGCACAATCtgaatctaaattattatcattcactGGGAATTCATTATTGCAAACAAAACTGTTTTCAGAGTCTGATAACttatttaaactattatttgagTTAGACTGGTCAGTAATTTTAAGGTGTTTAGTTTGTGATGTTGAGCTGTGACATTCATTCACAGAAACAACaaattcattttctatttcttcagcCCGTCTTTTAAATAATCTATGCTGATGCCTTCTACTTAAGCTCATCTCACTTACTCCACTTAAACTCATCtcgtttattttcaaattttaaaaattagtaGCCCAaagtattgaatattataaccttaaattctataataataaaaacactttCCTTATCAACCCAAGAACCGGCAGCTGTCGATTTTGTTACTCTTTCACTTCGAGGAAAGTAAGAAAATTCACCAAATCAGCCTTGCTCGGAAACAGCTACATAATTAATTCGGAATATATTTTTTCGACTCCATTAATTACAGTTAATTCTGACAGTACCACGAATCCTTAAGTTAGTGACTGCTTCGGTAACAGTTGGATAGAGGATTGTGAGATCCTAATTTCTGACCAACTCAATGCAATAGATAAGATAGTAGAATATCCCGTACAgccaatttattaatattagaaTTCTTCATTTTTGGTCTTGTAATCATTATGCACAATCTAAATTGATTTAGAAATATCGGAATTAtcacatttatataataataaaattattgaacaaattaaACTGTTCGTCAGGCTACTTTATTTTTCTTTACCATTTAAATTTAGTATACTGTTGTATTCTGTGTAATGTTGTGAGTCAGTGGGGTTTGCAATAGCACATAACTGCATAGTTTTCCAACCAAGATTCAAGGTGATAGATACGTGTTATTGCCGCAAAGCCATCGACTTCTTGTTattccttctctcttctctgCCTCCATCCCTATCCTTGGCAAATCTGAACCAATTCCAAATCTTCAGAACTACATCACATTCAGTGACCTCTGCAGTTGGCCTGTTTTTCTGAACCACACCTGAAAAAGAGGTATATGACCTTAAGTAAAAGATTTAAAAATAGTTCCAATTGTTTATTAATTCAGGGGTTGGGCTCCAGATACACTCATCTTATAACATTTTGGGTCGTTTTCCTGTCTTGCCGGGGTGTCTTCTTTGCTTGGACGGACTGTATAGCGCCCTGTACACGGGGATTGTGGTTTCGGCCGGTTGGGTAACTGTGGCCGGCCGCAGCTGTTATTGTTTGACTCAATGACGGGGGCTGTGGGTGGCTGCGGGTGATCGGCGGGCCGGCGCTGCGTTCCCCGTGTGCAGGGCGCTAGTGGAAGTGAATATGAAACTGGCAACCAGCTT
Coding sequences within it:
- the LOC111050431 gene encoding uncharacterized protein LOC111050431 isoform X1 — encoded protein: MSLSGVSEMSLSRRHQHRLFKRRAEEIENEFVVSVNECHSSTSQTKHLKITDQSNSNNSLNKLSDSENSFVCNNEFPVNDNNLDSDCASSFSCEYNIPCSSEKGLHEGSKNDLSTSVMKEQLIAWDLKYNIPNNATTDLLHILNPHFPALPLDSRTLFNTPRTCEIQSCCNGQFKYFGVKNVLISKLGTDFTPNYHPIMKQIAHNFSTQGLTLVTLSINVDGLPITSSSTKAFWPILGIVDKVIDKQPFVIGLYCGEKKPASINEFLRPFVDECLELEVNGIIVEGVKYAFRISCIVADAPARQFLKCIVSHCSSYACEKCIQEGVSYNRRMTRQVEKNKTLRTDESFLKI